A window of the Planktothrix tepida PCC 9214 genome harbors these coding sequences:
- a CDS encoding urease subunit beta has protein sequence MIPGELIVKPGEIELNAGRPTLKVKVANTGDRPIQIGSHYHFYEVNEALQFKREQTKGMRLNIPAGTAVRFEPGDEREIELVTIAGSREIYGFNKLVEGQLENIPSEPSDKKSKKEKDKTKKGKKKK, from the coding sequence ATGATTCCAGGGGAACTGATTGTTAAACCAGGTGAAATAGAATTGAATGCGGGTCGTCCCACCTTAAAGGTTAAAGTAGCGAATACCGGCGATCGCCCGATTCAAATTGGATCACATTATCATTTTTATGAAGTTAATGAAGCCTTACAATTTAAACGGGAACAAACCAAAGGAATGCGGTTAAATATTCCAGCAGGAACTGCGGTTAGATTTGAACCCGGAGATGAACGGGAAATCGAGTTAGTAACAATAGCCGGAAGTCGAGAAATTTATGGGTTTAATAAGTTAGTGGAAGGTCAACTCGAAAACATCCCATCAGAACCATCCGATAAAAAATCTAAGAAAGAGAAAGATAAAACCAAAAAAGGTAAAAAAAAGAAGTAG
- a CDS encoding ion transporter: MENQQLSPSNLDFWEEKRKKVAFYLEDIETPLGKTINLTLTGIILISLASFIAQTYPLSPNVRSRLELLDFIILILFTIEYFIRFWAAENKKKFVLDPLSLIDLLIIIQGSLRFLNISYLRIFRWFRVLRLIRFIDVKISVFRIQTEDGIIFARIIFTLLTIIFIFSGLIYQVEHPVNPEIFKTFLDAVYFSVVTMTTVGFGDVTPLSEMGRFLTILMILTGIALIPWQLGDLIKQLVKASNHIDTICVGCGWSVHDQDARFCKRCGTPLNPSNS; this comes from the coding sequence ATGGAAAATCAACAATTATCCCCATCTAACTTAGACTTTTGGGAAGAAAAACGCAAGAAAGTAGCTTTTTATTTAGAAGATATTGAAACGCCCCTGGGGAAAACTATAAATTTAACCTTAACGGGAATTATATTAATCTCCTTAGCCAGTTTCATTGCTCAAACCTATCCCCTTTCTCCCAATGTTCGTTCTCGTTTAGAATTATTAGATTTTATTATTTTAATTTTATTTACTATTGAGTATTTTATTCGATTTTGGGCGGCTGAAAATAAAAAAAAATTTGTATTAGATCCTTTATCATTAATTGATTTATTGATTATAATACAAGGATCTTTAAGGTTTTTAAATATTAGTTATTTAAGAATTTTTCGTTGGTTTAGAGTTCTCCGATTAATCCGATTTATTGATGTAAAAATATCTGTTTTCAGAATTCAAACTGAAGATGGGATTATTTTTGCTCGGATTATTTTTACGCTATTAACGATTATTTTTATATTTTCTGGCTTGATTTATCAAGTTGAACATCCTGTTAATCCTGAAATCTTTAAAACTTTCTTAGATGCGGTGTATTTTTCCGTTGTCACCATGACAACTGTAGGTTTTGGAGATGTTACCCCCCTATCAGAAATGGGGCGATTTTTAACCATATTAATGATATTAACCGGAATTGCTTTAATTCCTTGGCAATTAGGAGATTTAATTAAACAATTAGTTAAAGCATCCAATCATATTGATACGATTTGTGTCGGTTGTGGGTGGTCAGTTCATGATCAAGATGCCCGTTTTTGTAAACGATGTGGAACTCCCTTAAATCCCTCCAACTCGTAG
- a CDS encoding YtxH domain-containing protein has translation MSNQRLGQFLGGFVLGSVVGTVAGLLVAPRSGKETRKLLKKSADALPELAEDLSTNVQLQANRLSESALRNWDETLIRLKESIAAGLEASQQQRQTQQNLEVENHLPESQKIIRER, from the coding sequence ATGTCAAATCAACGGTTAGGACAATTTTTAGGTGGTTTTGTCTTAGGTTCTGTCGTGGGTACGGTGGCTGGTTTGTTGGTAGCCCCTCGTTCTGGGAAAGAAACGAGAAAGTTACTCAAAAAATCAGCCGATGCCTTACCCGAACTTGCAGAAGATCTATCCACTAACGTTCAGTTACAGGCCAATCGACTGTCTGAGTCTGCATTACGCAATTGGGATGAAACCTTAATTCGGCTTAAAGAATCCATTGCAGCCGGGTTAGAAGCCAGCCAACAACAGCGACAAACCCAACAGAACTTAGAAGTTGAAAACCATCTACCAGAGTCTCAAAAAATCATACGGGAACGTTAA
- a CDS encoding glutamine amidotransferase-related protein codes for MKNILVIIHQPTTETGRVGQILTSYGYKLDIRLPSQGDALPHHLEKHEAVIVFGGPMSANDENTLPYIRTELNWISLVLESQKPYLGICLGAQLLAKVLGAKVSFHPEEIREIGYFPITPTVEGQGSFNALQYVYQWHQEGFELPSGAVLLATGNYFPNQAFRYEKTAYGLQFHPEMTEELMKRWIERGREQLTLPGSQSLTEQLHKHHLYGTQGEKWLKTFLPSWINSIHPEQNLLLERRSA; via the coding sequence ATGAAAAATATTCTGGTTATTATTCATCAACCTACCACCGAAACAGGGCGGGTGGGACAAATTCTAACATCCTATGGTTATAAATTGGATATTCGCCTTCCCAGTCAGGGGGATGCTTTACCCCATCATTTAGAAAAACATGAAGCTGTGATTGTTTTTGGGGGGCCAATGAGTGCCAATGATGAAAATACGTTACCTTATATTCGGACTGAACTGAACTGGATTTCCCTGGTTTTAGAGTCCCAAAAACCCTATTTAGGCATTTGTTTAGGGGCTCAACTATTAGCCAAAGTGTTAGGGGCAAAAGTCTCGTTTCATCCTGAAGAAATTCGAGAAATTGGCTATTTTCCCATTACCCCAACCGTCGAAGGACAAGGTTCTTTTAACGCTCTACAATACGTTTATCAATGGCATCAAGAAGGGTTTGAATTACCGTCTGGCGCAGTCTTATTAGCAACAGGAAACTATTTTCCTAACCAAGCATTTCGTTATGAAAAAACGGCTTATGGTCTGCAATTTCACCCGGAAATGACTGAAGAATTAATGAAACGGTGGATAGAGCGAGGAAGGGAACAATTAACCTTACCCGGAAGTCAATCTCTAACGGAACAACTTCATAAACATCATTTGTATGGAACTCAGGGGGAAAAATGGTTAAAAACCTTTCTTCCGAGTTGGATAAATTCGATTCACCCAGAACAAAACTTGCTGTTAGAACGACGCTCGGCTTAA
- a CDS encoding transporter substrate-binding protein, with product MKKIKVGILYSLSGTMAMSATPLLESTLMAITEINAQGGILGHEIEPVIEDGASDILVFEKKAKKLLEIDQVSTIFGCWTSASRKAVKPLMEEYNVLLWYPIQYEGLESSPNIFYTGSCLNQQIQPAVSWVLQNLGKRFYLLGADYVFPRTAHKLIKSLLKQEGGTVVGEHYFPLGDKRFFDIIDEIKNLKPDVIFNTLNGDSNFYFYQAYYEAGISPSEMPIVAVSVSESEVQTMGKASVGHYACWSYFQSLNSPHNQEFVNNFKALYGTERVTSDPIEAAYFQVYLWKNAVEKANSFETNFVKKAAYDQTFEAPGGLVKIESNHHLWKHCYIGRVTESKQFEIIWKSPDLIKPLPWLGVEELKNFPQADLVIDMLAEVSQGIQYSCLLEANSRRLELTMQQLKTEIEERQRIEITLQEVNKELKHMAITDSLTKLANRYWFNECLKSVWNQHLITETTLALILCDIDYFKNYNDTYGHQKGDDCLQQVAQAIKTAVRNGFDVVARYGGEEFAVILPHTALFDASQVATRINMEVQQLQIPHKTSLVEKYVTVSLGVASQIPELHSSPEVLIYEADKALYKAKNNGKNQWCLHYISEQGTGGKRGTQV from the coding sequence ATGAAAAAAATAAAAGTTGGTATTTTATATTCCTTAAGCGGAACAATGGCAATGAGTGCAACACCATTGTTAGAATCAACCTTAATGGCAATTACAGAAATTAATGCCCAAGGAGGAATTTTAGGACATGAAATTGAACCCGTAATTGAAGATGGTGCGTCTGATATTTTAGTGTTTGAAAAGAAAGCCAAAAAATTACTAGAAATCGATCAAGTCAGCACAATATTTGGCTGTTGGACATCGGCTTCTCGAAAAGCAGTGAAACCTTTAATGGAAGAATATAATGTTTTACTTTGGTATCCCATTCAATATGAAGGGTTAGAATCTTCTCCTAATATTTTTTATACCGGTTCCTGTTTAAATCAACAAATTCAACCTGCGGTGAGTTGGGTACTCCAAAACCTAGGAAAACGATTTTATTTATTAGGTGCAGATTATGTATTTCCTCGGACAGCCCATAAATTAATTAAGTCCCTCCTGAAACAAGAAGGCGGAACTGTTGTTGGAGAACACTATTTTCCTTTGGGAGATAAAAGATTTTTCGATATTATTGATGAAATCAAAAATTTAAAACCCGATGTCATTTTTAATACTTTAAATGGGGATAGTAATTTTTATTTTTATCAAGCTTATTATGAAGCTGGAATTTCACCCTCAGAGATGCCAATTGTAGCAGTGAGTGTTTCAGAATCAGAGGTTCAGACTATGGGTAAAGCGAGTGTGGGTCATTATGCTTGTTGGAGTTATTTTCAAAGCTTAAATAGTCCCCACAATCAAGAATTTGTGAATAATTTTAAAGCTTTATATGGAACCGAGAGAGTTACTTCTGACCCCATTGAAGCTGCTTATTTTCAAGTTTATCTTTGGAAAAATGCTGTAGAAAAAGCCAATAGTTTTGAAACAAATTTCGTTAAAAAAGCCGCTTATGATCAAACCTTTGAAGCACCGGGAGGACTGGTTAAAATTGAATCTAATCATCATTTATGGAAACATTGTTATATAGGTCGAGTAACCGAATCTAAACAGTTTGAAATTATTTGGAAAAGTCCCGATTTAATTAAACCTTTACCTTGGTTAGGAGTGGAGGAGTTAAAAAATTTTCCGCAAGCGGATTTAGTGATTGATATGTTAGCAGAAGTTTCTCAAGGGATTCAATATAGTTGTTTATTAGAAGCCAATAGCCGACGCTTAGAATTGACTATGCAACAATTAAAAACCGAAATTGAAGAACGTCAACGGATTGAAATTACGTTACAAGAGGTCAATAAAGAATTAAAACACATGGCAATTACAGATAGTTTAACTAAATTAGCAAATCGATATTGGTTTAATGAATGTCTGAAATCTGTATGGAATCAACATTTAATAACTGAAACCACTTTAGCATTAATTTTATGCGATATTGATTACTTTAAAAACTATAACGACACCTACGGCCATCAAAAAGGAGATGACTGTTTACAACAAGTAGCTCAAGCGATTAAAACAGCCGTCAGAAATGGGTTTGACGTGGTGGCGCGTTATGGTGGAGAAGAATTTGCGGTTATTTTACCCCACACCGCCTTATTTGATGCCTCACAAGTAGCAACTCGAATTAATATGGAAGTGCAACAACTTCAGATCCCTCATAAGACTTCTTTAGTCGAGAAATATGTTACAGTGAGTTTAGGCGTTGCTAGTCAAATTCCTGAGTTACACTCTTCTCCTGAAGTGTTAATTTATGAAGCGGATAAAGCCCTTTATAAAGCTAAAAATAATGGCAAAAACCAATGGTGTTTACATTATATTAGTGAACAGGGAACAGGAGGGAAAAGAGGAACACAAGTCTAG